Proteins encoded in a region of the Perca fluviatilis chromosome 6, GENO_Pfluv_1.0, whole genome shotgun sequence genome:
- the tars1 gene encoding threonine--tRNA ligase 1, cytoplasmic, with the protein MADQTVVEKMSELQVDEKKKGGTESGKDGGKKKAKSSAGDSGSRAELTPAPQYIDERLTLYAKLKAEHEALMAERAAKNSRAIKVTLPDGKVVDAESWKTTPYQVACGISQGLADNTVIAKVNNSVWDLDRPLEDDCSLQLLKFDDEEAQAVYWHSSAHILGEAMERVYGGCLCYGPPIENGFYYDMFLENNEGVSSNDFPCLETLCKKIIKEKQPFERLEIKKETLLEMFKYNKFKCRILNEKVTTPTTTVYRCGPLIDLCRGPHVRHTGKIKALKIHKNSSTYWEGKADMETLQRIYGISFPDPKMLKEWEKFQEEAKNRDHRKLGREQDLFFFHDLSPGSCFFMPKGAFIYNTLIEFIRSEYRKRGFQEVVTPNIYNSKLWQTSGHWQHYSDNMFSFEAEKETFALKPMNCPGHCLMFDHRPRSWRELPLRMADFGVLHRNELSGALTGLTRVRRFQQDDAHIFCTMDQIEEEIKGCLDFLRTVYEVFGFTFKLNLSTRPEKFLGDPDVWDQAEKQLESSLNDFGEKWILNPGDGAFYGPKIDIQIKDAIGRYHQCATIQLDFQLPIRFNLTFVSHDGDDKKRPVIIHRAILGSVERMIAILTESYGGKWPLWLSPHQVMVVPVGPTCEDYAQKVKQDFHNNGFMTDVDLDPGCTLNKKIRNAQLAQYNFILVVGEKEKTSNTVNVRTRDNKVHGERTVEECIERLKQLKTCRSRNAEEDF; encoded by the exons ATGGCTGACCAAACTGTCGTGGAGAAAATGAGCGAATTGCAAGTGGAcgagaaaaaaaag GGGGGAACTGAAAGTGGTAAAGATGGAGGAAAAAAGAAGGCTAAAAGTTCTGCTGGGGACTCTGGAAGCAGGGCAGAG CTGACACCAGCACCCCAGTACATTGATGAGCGTCTGACTTTGTACGCTAAGCTGAAAGCTGAGCATGAAGCTCTGATGGCAGAGAGGGCTGCGAAGAACAGCCGTGCCATCAAGGTGACTCTGCCCGATGGAAAGGTGGTGGATGCCGAGTCCTGGAAGACTACACCATACCAAGTGGCCTGTGGAATCAG TCAAGGCCTCGCCGACAACACAGTGATTGCTAAAGTGAACAACAGTGTATGGGACCTGGACAGGCCACTGGAGGACGACTGCAGCCTTCAGTTGCTCAAGTTTGATGATGAGGAGGCCCAAGCT GTTTACTGGCACTCCAGTGCCCATATCTTGGGTGAAGCCATGGAGAGGGTGTATGGAGGCTGCCTCTGCTACGGTCCCCCCATTGAGAACGGCTTCTACTATGACATGTTCCTGGAGAACAATGA GGGCGTATCGAGCAATGACTTTCCATGTCTGGAGACCTTGTGCAAGAAAATTATCAAGGAGAAGCAGCCATTTGAGAGGCTCGAGATAAAGAAGGAAACTCTGTTGGAAATGTTTAAG TACAACAAGTTTAAATGCCGCATTCTGAATGAGAAGGTTACCACTCCCACCACCACGGTTTACAG GTGTGGTCCCTTAATTGACTTGTGTCGCGGGCCCCATGTGAGACATACAGGGAAAATCAAGGCACTTAAGATCCACAAG AATTCGTCTACATACTGGGAGGGAAAGGCGGACATGGAAACCCTCCAGAGGATCTACGGAATCTCCTTCCCTGACCCCAAAATGCTCAAAGAGTGGGAGAAGTTTCAGGAGGAAGCCAAGAACAGAGATCACCGCAAACTGGGCCGG gagCAGGACCTGTTCTTCTTCCATGACTTGAGTCCAGGAAGCTGCTTCTTCATGCCTAAGGGAGCCTTCATCTACAACACCCTGATTGAGTTCATCAGA AGTGAGTACAGGAAGAGAGGTTTCCAGGAGGTGGTGACACCCAACATCTACAATAGTAAGCTGTGGCAGACCTCCGGCCATTGGCAGCACTACAGCGACAACATGTTCTCCTTCGAGGCAGAGAAGGAGACCTTCGCCCTTAAACCCATGAATTGCCCGGGACACTG TCTGATGTTTGATCACCGTCCACGCTCCTGGAGAGAGTTGCCCCTTCGCATGGCCGACTTTGGCGTTCTGCACAGGAACGAGCTGTCAGGAGCCCTGACAGGCCTCACCCGTGTCCGCCGCTTCCAGCAGGATGATGCTCATATCTTCTGCACCATGGACCAG ATTGAGGAGGAGATCAAGGGCTGCCTGGATTTCCTGCGGACTGTGTATGAGGTGTTTGGCTTCACTTTCAAACTCAACCTCTCCACAAGACCAGAGAAGTTCCTGGGGGACCCGGACGTCTGGGACCAAGCAGAAAAG caACTGGAGAGCAGCTTGAATGACTTTGGGGAGAAATGGATTCTCAATCCCGGTGATGGAGCTTTTTATGGACCAAAG ATTGACATTCAGATCAAGGATGCCATCGGTCGGTACCATCAGTGTGCCACAATTCAGCTTGATTTCCAGCTTCCGATCCGCTTCAATCTCACCTTTGTCAG TCATGATGGCGACGACAAGAAGAGACCAGTGATCATCCACAGAGCTATCCTGGGATCAGTAGAGAGGATGATCGCTATTCTGACTGAAAGCTACGGAGGCAAATG GCCACTGTGGCTCTCTCCTCATCAAGTGATGGTTGTACCTGTCGGACCGACCTGTGAGGACTACGCTCAGAAG GTCAAGCAGGACTTCCACAACAACGGCTTCATGACTGATGTGGATCTCGACCCCGGCTGCACTCTGAACAAAAAGATCAGAAATGCACAGCTGGCGCAGTACAACTTTATCCTGG TGGtgggagagaaggagaagacGAGTAACACTGTGAATGTACGCACCCGAGATAACAAAGTCCACGGCGAGCGCACTGTGGAGGAGTGCATTGAGCGTCTGAAACAACTCAAGACCTGCAGGAGTCGAAATGCTGAAGAGGACTTCTGA